ATAAACTATACATAGTATAGCaaatttgtgatgtcatcaggACCCTCAATCTCATACCTCATGTGGTATGTATTGGTGAAATCTACCAAATTTCATAACTTGCCATGTTCCATTGAATTTTGATAAACTTTTTAAGTGTCATGCTTGTTTGaccttttctctgtttatttacATGTTGGGTTGTTGTTGCTAATGTATTTTTCACATTCTTCCAAGTAACGTCAATAGTTAAAAATACCTTTGTTTTCTGGTTCTTTTGATAATGCTGTTTGAAAGTCCTCCGAAGCTCCATCATAATTCTTCATGTTCATTTGAGCCTTTCCTCTCCTAAACCATCCTTTAGCATTGTCTGCATCAATGGAAAGAGCCTGTAACATAAGATAAAAACATCAATTTcagacaaaagaaaatatttacacTGAGATAATGTTTTTAACTGATACCAAATGAAGTATATGCTGTCACTACAATTTTTAGATAATTTTGAATGCATTTAGCAGACTTCCACACAAATGTGGCCTAAATTTGCACACAAAGACAATAGCATAAATCAGTAATAAGTAAAATACCCATCTCAGGTCAATGAATTGCAATCATAGTTAGCTCACACATTCAATCAGGCAAAACAAAGAACATCTTGAGACCAGATTCGAAAATAAATAGATTATAATTTTTAGCCTTAAAAAACGGGCATACTTAAGCTTtatgtcatgcactcatcgaaGTAAAATTGCATGAACAGAATGCTGGAACGAAATAATACAGTACTAGTAATAGAACTGTAAGAGACAATGTGTTTACCTTGACAGCCAATCACAGCTTGTCGTTTAGCGTCTAATGTCTTTTTTGGTTCTATTATGTAATGTTTCATTCTAGCACTCTGTTcattcatgtgaatttactttgATGAATGCATGACGAAAAGCGTAAGTATGTTCatttttaagggtattttacgATTTTGCAGTACCAAACACATATTCATTTTAGTTTTTAGTAGTACACATAATATTTAAGTCAACAACTTTGCCATTTTACATTACCTGCAGCTATGAATAGGCTAAGCATGCCATGCATGATTTATAATTTATCACAGTACTAAATAGTTTGAACACCGGTACTGTTTGCAAGTgatctcattcttcttcttcatttacCCCAGTAATGGCATAAGGTTTTGATAACCATCGGTTGACCCCATAGTTTatgtagatttcctgtataaattatgcttaatttaccTTGTATATTGACAAGTGACCAATACTGATGTgtgctttttcaataaatatggtgaattaagcgtaatttatacatgaaatctgcataaaccatgggttcaaccgaagGTTTACGAAAACCACCTTGTTGAAGTTGGGCCTTTTGTCTTTAAACACATTCATATAGTACCTTATCACACTGTTCTATGGCATCGTGATTGAGGTCTAGTTCTAACTTGCAGGCAGCCATATTCAGCCTTAGCGGGAGATAGCTTTGTAGAACCTTGATCTTTTCATCAGGGACATCATTCAGCTTACCCTCAAGATCAAGAGTGTCCAAGTATCTAGGAATAAAGAGTGTGGATTGTGATTTACTATGGGTGTTTCACAGAGATTTAAGTGactaacaagtggagcgcctctggcagccTTGCCAGCATTACgccattcaatatagcagcaataCTGACTTTGGAAAACAACTATTGAATagttattaataaaaaattcatgataataaaatacgttcattgaccctaaatgactttgaccttggccatgtgacctgaatctcatgtaggatgttcactaatacttgattacccttatgtccaaggttaaaaaacttaaccttggttaagatttcaatgtttatgATGCCCCCGCCATCAGAAAACGGCgccttaacccttattaaactgggggggtcaatttgaccccccctcaacaaattttgtcactacaCCGTCGCacaaattttttgaccgcgccgctccGACTTTTTTGCTTTCAAGTCTTGctcatcttttgagaccaaatttgcgacgcccgggtacgcggttccaaaattacgcaacgttttgtaagtgcatgtcagaccagaaattgctcaaaaacgtgattctgtgtaaaaagtcaatgcaaattgtgtttttcgaccaaaaatcataaatgtatgattatttctagttttgttggtttaaatggatttattttatgctatttatgattgcaaaagggtcctcgacaaagttcattgggaaaaacaataaaaaacaaaggtttgaaaaaacaaagaaatacataagaattaaaaaaacaaaaaaatacataagaaattaattttgctatttttttgtagatatttgttagaaatgtaataattgatactcccaccaaaaattggcattctactagctatataaattgagttaaaggcaaatacatacacaaaaaaccaaatttatggcaaatttcatgcttatttgcataattaattaataaaaaaatatttaaaaattttacTATACACTCTTGTAGTTAAAATCTGGCTCTAGGCGCTTGCAAATTTTCGAGGCGATTGcgcaatcagcggccgagatctgaggggggggggtcaaattgaccccccagtatatactggtccgaaatagcagttaagatagggttaaagggatggtcctggctgaaagtatttatagcttaataaatagagtagatttcactgagcaaaatgctgaaaatttcatcaaaatcggataacaaataacaaagttattgaatttttaagtttagcaatattttgtgaaaacagtcgtcatgaatattcattaggtgggctgatgatgtcacatccccacttgttcttttgtattttattatatgaaattaggtttattcaaattttttcctccaagaactagaaaaattggattgacaactgatttagtgcattagatatttattgctgcaacttatttcattataagggagacatattattcacacacgtatgaaataatgaaaaaatttggattttatgtaataacataagaaaacggaaagtggagatgtgacatcatcagcccacctaatgaatattcatgacgactgttttcacaaaatattgctaaactttaaacttcaataactttattatttgttatccgattttgatgaaattttcggcattttgctctgtgaattctactctatgtattaagatataaatattttcagcccagaccatccctttaagtctcGCTCTGCTggatgcaggcgagacaaaaatcacaatTAAATTCAAAGCTGTAGTAATGCCACTTTTCCGAATAAAGCCTAAATTCAGACCTTTTCATCATTTCTTGGTCATAGAAAAAAGCATGTAGGAAAAGAGTCATTCTAGATGATTTTCAgactttttaatgaattctaaGTGGCATCCGTGAAGCTGTGTGTGGCATAAATATAATGCATCACAACATTAGCAAGATGATGCTCCAGGAACACATGCTATTTTGTAATCATCAATTTAGGTTATGTTACATATCATTGTGCACATACCAGACATTTTAAGAatgacttaaggacgttccacagttatgtttgtgcgcattatgatctgcgcatattttacactttgcgcgctgacgtcacaatgaatgaacaggtgattaattagctgtgggtatgagctgatttttctcatcatctgcacttaaactgcagatccgatgcgttatttcatgaagctaaaaaacttGAATTATTCCGtggaccatttaaaaaaatatctctacaatatcaaaatactttaatctgcagtgctgccaaatATCACGAATATGACaacgagtttgaataaatggtagagtggttttgattttgttCTTTACATAGATACAACGCATTTGgcacatttttggtgttttaaaaagcacatttgctctaataaaaatgctgatagtttgaaaacaagcacatgaacccctattttttaatttgtgctCCTCTtatgtataccttcctctacaactttgcaaattttggtgaaaatgacatggattttgaataaagtgcagcttTTATTAtccttttgtagtttgttattgaaatttcacattttttagattgggtgtttgttatcttttatgccatttttaaggactgacagtgctgttagacttaaaattgcatacaaatagcactataaatagattctccattctaacgatacacttattaactctcttgcaaaatttggtgactttttcatgtattttgactgagtaatagaggtttaaactcattgtagtgatcttgcgaggtctaaaaatgccaaattcttttgaatgcgcaattcttaagaagatccatttgggtgaactttgaagctcttatagcaaaaaatcaagcacatggacctatgttaatttttgcatatttcgaatattaaggttctaaagtatctatgtgcaaagtttggtgaaaatgacatggatttcactttaactgtggaacgtcgtTAAACAGTCAGACTCAAATTTTTGTGTAACACCCTTGGGTTTTCTACTCAAAAAAGGTACATAGAATCTAGACCACATTCATCTGTAACCTTCACTCATTATGATACATACTTCAGGCAGAGGGAAATTCAAATGAGTCAATGACATATAGATACTAATGAAACATCATTTACCAGTATTTTTTAGGGGTATAAACAATACTTTAGTCATATTGAGTGGGATTAAAGGAAAACACCTGTTGAGAGGTGAAGCTAACATGTGAAATTTCAAGATCTTTCATGTTCTttagaaatagaaagaatatcATAAAAGAAATGTCAGGATAGTCCTTCACATGCcctaaaattcaaaatataacaTAAGGCTCAGATGACCATCTGTGTGTAGTCCCATACTTGTCTTTCTGTGTGCTGTGCATGCAACTCAAAGCAACCTACAACTAATTATTTAGTTGATACTAAAGTCTTTACATTTCCAATTCAAACTGACATGACCAgatgggtgtttcacaaagctgtttgtaagaaaCAGATTACTTTACGCATGAATAGACCTTTTCTTGTGCTAAGTaatatatccctatgtaattgagcaCCTCAGAAAATATGTCCTAGTCCTGCGTAACTTTATGACCAGcttgctttatgaaacacccaccataaattttttcttcaaactgaTCCACCACAAATCCAAGgccttgttgcataaaagtcaTTATGACAGTAACTTTGCCAACCAATGGTATCTTTCCTGGAATCTTCGAATTGTTACCATGATAGTTACCATTGGacggcaaagttacaatagtaacttttatgaaacagggctcTGATCATTAATAAATACTACAACAAAAGATTCAATCCTGTTAGAATCTTACCTAATAGCCTTCTCATACTTTCTGATGGCAAACTCATAatcttttgatttgtattttccatttccAATGTCTTTTAGCTTCATGGCAACCTCCAAGACCTTCACATACTGAAAGAGATTTggacaaaagtgaaataatctTATCATGTGAGTTTGTATTTGACTGAGGTTCTACTGGTAAAGAATAAACACAAAACTCTATAGAAACTTGTTAATAAAATGTCTATCTATTTGTACGGTATTTGGTGTTAAAATAATGCTGTAATAAAATGGTATGCTTATTGTTTGCACTTTGCCGATATATCACAAGAAGTGTTGAAGAGGGGACTCTGAGTCCCCATCAAAGTAAAGGGTTAATCCTTTTCTTTCCAGACCAAATTTGCTTGACCGTTACATCACtggcaactttttttttttttgggggggggggggttggctcTGATTGATCTTGCACTCAAACTTTTAAGGCTTCAAAATAGCCAAGTTTTAAGGAATAAGTGGCTGTGAATCAAAAGTCTTTATTCTATACTCACATCTGTGAGATCCAAGTCTGAATCTTCAGGATAATTTGGGAAAACATCTCCTGTTCCATCGTCTACAATGGCCATACCATCATTCTCACCTGGCTGAAGCTCTCCACAATCACTGATCTCAATCctctgtaaagaaaaaaataatcatcaaagATATTTGGTGCATTCAGGCAATATTCATCAAttagaattacaaaaaaaagtcaATACCCTGATACACAGCATGCCATGGTTATCAATATCTTTATAACCATaatcgttattatcattataaccatttttactaccaccatcattgtttttatcatagtcatgcaatattattttataaGAATCACAAATagatatcaagttttcaatatTCAGCATAAATACCAatttttcctcctcctcatctttTCATTATAATCATAGCCAACATCATCCACATCTCTACAACTATCATTACCACTGTCATTACCATCACTATGACCAGATTTCACATCATCATCTTCCCCATTGATCTGCTCATGCTCCACAACTTACCCTGAAaggaatatcatcatcatcatcatcatcatcaatcatcaccaccatcatcatcaccaccatcatcattatcatcgtcgtcgtcatcatcatcatcattaatcatcaccatcatcattatcattatcatcaccatcatcatcatcatcataatcatcatcatcatcgatctGCTCATGCTCCACAACTTACCCTGAAAGGAATATCATTCTCTCataatcattactatcatcctcctcctcctcttcaccatcatcatcatcattaccaccaccatcaccatcatcaatcaccatcatcatcatcatcatcatcatcaattatcaccaccatcataattatcatcatcatcatcatcctcctcctcctcatcatcatcaccatcattacaaccaccaccaccatcatcaatcaccatcatcatcatcatcaattatcaccatcatcatcatcatcatcacatcatcaccatcatcatcatcaatcatcaccatcatcatcatcatcatcatccatcatcatcactaccaccaccaccaccatcatcatcattatcaatatcatcatcatcatcatcatttcaatcatcatcatttcaatcatcatcattatcaacatcccCATTGATAAGCTCATGTCCTATATCTCACCCTGATGGGAACATCATTCTCTCCCGTCTTTGAGCTCTCGATCTCCTTCAGCAACCCGATACCCTTGAGAACTCGGCCGAACACAACGTGTTTGTTGTCCAGATGCGGAGTCTCTGTGGTTGTTATGAAGAACTGAGAGCCATTGGTGTCCTTGCCGGAGTTAGCCATGCTCAGCAGACCTCCGCTGGTGTGCTAGAGAatcgaaacaaaaatatataaaatataatttttaacaGAATCTTACACTTGAATGAGCactgttcatttttttaagcTTGCAGAAATCGGTTTGCACTGAAATGAtggttttcacgctgtgtcaatgggaaaaggaaaaaaaaagtgaccTTGAAGTACATTTTTATCTTTTGGGGTCCACTTTgggtcaatgaaaataaaacaattacattgtaactttttatAACAACCTTCTACCCAAAAGATCATTCTAAGCCTAGGCCAAACACAACTATTAGGTTGTTTGTTCCAGcaggatctgaggacataaaaTGATACAAATCAATGTAAGTAAAATTTCTTTTCAGATATATCCCGGATTTATCTTTATTAAGTTTTGTCATTAAAATGGGGTTTATATTTCATACTTAATCTtttacttgtttctccacacttccCAAAGCATGACAAGGAATAACAGAAGAACAATTTAAGCATATTCTTTCTTGCAAATCACTGCTACATGTAAAGCAGATATCATCGCAATGGTGCTtgtgtggtggggggggggggcggtggcgCAGTGGCAGTTACGGTGGTGTTTTGGCCAAGGTAAAAAGCTAGAAAGGAAacagatatcttcaaatcaattctCTATGCTGAAGTCCATACACTCTTTAAGATTAATATCtgcttttattcatataaataatttcaagttctgcgcaaatcatttttcatgaacTTTTCAAAATAAGTGGTGTTCACTCAAGCAGAAAGATTTTTTGACAAtcatatcgtcatttgcttagaGAGGCCTATACCAATagataaatgtgtaaaaagCTTTAGGATATCAGAATTCAGAAATATGTATCATTTTATAGGAatatttcaaagtgtaaacttttttttaatacacactGTAGAATGTACATTACGCAAAAATATAGGAACATTTCTTACTTTGTGAGTGAAGTTTTCATCAGCAAATTTTTCTCCATAGATACTTTCTCCCCCTGTTCCATTGAAGTTGGTGAAATCCCCACCTTGAATCATGAAATTCTTGATCACTGTCAAGAAAATAATACAGGATTTCCAATCATGACTccattaaatataaataatgcaTGTTAGCAGATGAATTCAGGGTCAAATAATGAGCAATGTGCAAGAAGAGTCAATGGATGTACTGCACCAAGGTACCTAGGCTCGATTGTGGTATTCAAGCAGCAAGTTTGACTCATAGAAAATTCAGTGCAATCCACAGAATGTCATGTGTGATCAAACCTTTACTAATTGTATTTAACAGAACATTCTATAACCattcccctctttttttgatgaaaaatgtaataCTTATATGTAGAttattcattttaaagtttgtatTCGGTGTCAGATAAACTGAGAGTATTAGACACATTAGATGTTATATCACATGCATATTATCTTTGCAAATTGCTGTGGGCTGCACAATTCAAAGGTACaatgcataatttttttaaaaattaggattccaacaaaaataaataattacgcATTTCCTCTTTGTGTATTCATAGAAGCCCTAATCAATCATGgtaaaaaaactgaaaatttcaggatgtacatatattaCATTATTCATCAAGAAATGTattacattgtgctgcactcaacccaggtgaagtgcATGGGTATCTGGCAAGATGACCTCCTTTAATGCACCAAGTACTGCTGATAAAGCGATAGCTCAAGCTGAAGCCAGGATAATAACAGTTGTGCCACTGGAAAAAGCTCTGTATAATTATAAATCCTCCTAAAGTTAAActtacatatatgtacatgtaggccttccGTTCTGTATAAGGTTGAATATTTGCCCAAGTTGAAGCAACTTTTTAGACCAGATTGATGCAAATCAGgtgttgtatacatgtatatacctctCCTGAAAAATTCTAATAGACTTATGTGATTCTACAAGATTTGACTTCTGCAAAGTTACCAGAatattatttgcataaaatgcataACGGAACAAAAATCAACTTACCACGATGGAATATACAGCCCTTGTAGTGGAGCGGTTTGCCCATCTTTCCAATTCCTTTCTCCCCTGTGCATAGTGCTCTGAAGTTTTCAGCAGTCTTTGGGACGTCCTTGGCATACAGCTCAAACAAGATTCTGCCAGCTAGAACCATCCAAATtcaaaagatgaagaaaaaaaaaacattgttaggGTTGAACTTGAATTTCAGAACTCAATAGGAAATTTACAAGCAGTACAATTGTCTCAGGGATTATAAAAATGACAATGGAAATTAGGAATATCTTGATTACTATTGTGTGCGCAGCTCTTTGTTACCGAAAGGAAAAGGctcatatcaattatcaaatgaCCTTTGGATTGGTGCagagaccaaaagcttcagtctctgttgaTGCAGAGACCAAAGGCTTCAGTCTCAGTAAAGAAACTGTATTCTTCTGATGAACTATGTTGACAACATTATTCTCATTAGTAGATTAACAGCAGGGCTGGCCCCATTCTATTTGGGATCTaaacttttttaatttaaggacgttccacagttatgtttgtgcgcatcatgatctgcgcatattttacactctgcgcgctgacgtcacaatagaCGAACTTGTgatttaatcagctgtaggtaatgtgagctgattttttctccttatctgcactaactgcagatctgatgtgttattttatgaagctaataaactggagttattccatggaccatttttttattcctctacaatttcaaaatagtttctctgtaatgctgcaaagtatgatgaaaatgaccccgagtttgaataaatggaaatttaagtggttcggaatttttcctcacatagatactgcttttggcgcgttttcgggtgttttGAGAAGCAAATTTACTCTAAtttgctgatagtttgaaaacaagcacatgaacccatatttttaatgtttgcacctcttaggtaaaccttcctctacaacattgcaaagtttggtaaaaatgacatgggttttgaataaagtgcagcattccTTTTACTTCTCaataagtttgttattgaaattttaaatttttgaggttgagcatctttcccgcaatttttaagaactgagtgttattagacttaaatgagcaaacaattgacagcaatatgCATAGAAtatccatcttacggatacagttattaatcatattgcaaaatttgatcaaattttcatggattttgactgagtaatagggTTTTAAATAAGCTTGTAACtgattttgcaatcggcaaccgattccattcgatttcacaaCAATCGGcgatcacttgccgatcttcgatcatgccccttgaaggaaaaaatcggatataaaaaatCGGCATACCTGTAGATCTAGTTACAGGGAggtcagaacatatttcaaggtTGTTCTTGcggaggtgctagctatttagagctCTTTAACAATCGAATAGTTCAAACAATCGAGATTCCTGAAATGTCAGAAATAACTCATAAAAGGTTGACCTACTCATGATGACCTACCGGTAGCTGCGCTGACTGGTATGGTGGGAGTGGAACTTGGAATGAATGTATTGTAAAATACAAACA
This is a stretch of genomic DNA from Lytechinus pictus isolate F3 Inbred unplaced genomic scaffold, Lp3.0 scaffold_19, whole genome shotgun sequence. It encodes these proteins:
- the LOC129260913 gene encoding peptidyl-prolyl cis-trans isomerase D-like gives rise to the protein MTVIMASEEAFNPKTYFDISIGGEAAGRILFELYAKDVPKTAENFRALCTGEKGIGKMGKPLHYKGCIFHRVIKNFMIQGGDFTNFNGTGGESIYGEKFADENFTHKHTSGGLLSMANSGKDTNGSQFFITTTETPHLDNKHVVFGRVLKGIGLLKEIESSKTGENDVPIRRIEISDCGELQPGENDGMAIVDDGTGDVFPNYPEDSDLDLTDYVKVLEVAMKLKDIGNGKYKSKDYEFAIRKYEKAIRYLDTLDLEGKLNDVPDEKIKVLQSYLPLRLNMAACKLELDLNHDAIEQCDKALSIDADNAKGWFRRGKAQMNMKNYDGASEDFQTALSKEPENKAASNELKKAKHFIQERKKKEKATFAKMFSS